The sequence GCAAATAAGGCCATTGGGGCCATGGTTCTTCCAATTAGTTTGAGCAAGGGCATCAGCATCTCAGGAGTAGGAATTTCCAGAATGCTCATTACCAAGGTACCCATCAGAAATCCAAAAGGAGGAAAACTGATGATTTTTAGGGGAATCCTACTGAGCTTTCCACTTTTATGACTGTAGAGTGAACCTACGATGATCGACAAGGAAGAAACCAATAAGAAGGATCCTCCTTGATCCATCAACAAGGCGATAGGCATCCCTTCCTTTCCATAGAGCCCTTCTACAATGGGAAATCCCAAAAAAGAAGTGTTGGCCAAGCCTGCCACAATGATCAGACAGCCTGTTAATCCTCGATCCCAGTGCAACAGTTTTCCTAATATCCCGAAGATGATCCAGGAAGTGATAAAGGTAAACCAGGCTGCAGAAATGGGGATCAATAAGCTCCATTCAGCTTTGATTTGTGGGATATAAAGCAATGCCAAGGCAGGCAATACAATATTCAATAAATAAAAATTGGTCCATTTTGTAGCTTTTTCGGTAGGGAATCCGTCTCGATTTTGAAGAAATAATCCCAAAAAAAGCCCCAAAACTGCAATGATTACTGGTATCATGTAGTTTTAGGATAAAATTGAATAGCTATTAACATAAAATTAATTTTCAAATTTTGTATCGTATTGAAAATCAGCATACTTTTACCTGACCTAAATAAATCTATATGACGAAACTTGTACCTATTTCAATTGAAGGGCGAAAATGGATTCAACTTTCACAATTAAGTTCGAAACAAGCTCAGCAGCTTAAATCTTGGCTTCCTGTCAATAGTTTAAAGAAGATCCTATTTCAAGGAATGGAATTAAATGAATGCGTAGACTTTTCTACCTATGAATATTGGTTCCGCTCTCGTCATGTATCCAACAGAAGCCAAAATGCCTTAGATTTTTAATCTAAACCTGCATTTTCCCTTTTTTCTTCAAAATATTTTTTCAGCTCTGGGTAGAAAGCACTTTCTGCCTTCGGAATCCCATATAGGGTCATTTCGATATTTCCTTCATTCGAATCCTGATTCACTTGGATTCCTTCCAATAGGTACACCAAATCCTCAAAATTTAAGGGTTCAAAACTCGAGGATGGATAGAGCATAAAGTCATTTCCATAAAAATCTACTGCCTCAAATTGAATCTTTCCCTCTATCCAGTGTGCATAGATGCTGATCTGTTCTCCCCATTGACTTTCCGGATACTGCATCCTGACCAATAGCACCGATGTAGTGTCTTCTTGAAAATAGGTTTCCGGTGTGAATTTGAAATCAAACATGCTGCTAAAATAGTGAATCTGTGAAAGGAATTCTTTAATCTTTGATCAAAGCAGTATTTGGATTGGAATATCAAGAGTTTCAGGCTATTTTTGGGCTCGTTTTTGGGCTGTGATAATCAGCTCTTAATCCATAGCTAATCCGCTTTCAAACCCCTGATTATGAAAAGAGATACGGTAATATTTGATCTAATTGCCCAAGAAGAGGACAGACAAAAGAGAGGAATCGAACTGATTGCCTCCGAAAACTTCACCAGCAAACAAGTAATGGAAGCTGCTGGAAGCGTGTTGACCAACAAATATGCAGAAGGTTTACCAAACAAGAGATATTATGGTGGATGTGAAGTAGTCGATGAAATTGAGCAGTTGGCGATCGACCGTGCCAAGAAATTATTTGGAGCTACTTGGGCCAATGTACAGCCTCACTCTGGGGCGCAGGCCAATGCAGCGGTATTATTGGCTTGCCTGAAAGCAGGTGATCCGATTTTAGGATTTGACCTTTCTCATGGCGGTCACTTGACGCATGGTTCTCCAGTGAACTTCTCCGGTAAATTATATGAGCCACATTTCTATGGCGTGGAAGAAGAGACTGGAAGAATCGATTACGATAAGGTAGAAGAGAAAGCCTTGGCTGTTTCTCCTAAATTGATCATTTGTGGTGCTTCTGCGTATAGCCGTGATTGGGATTATGCAAGATTGAGAGAGATTGCGGATGAAGTAGGCGCGCTTTTATTGGCGGATATTTCCCACCCATCTGGATTAATCGCGAGAGGTCTATTGAATGATCCTTTGGAGCATTGCCATATCGTAACTACGACTACCCATAAGACGTTGAGAGGTCCAAGAGGTGGTTTGATCTTGATGCGTGAAGACTTCGATAATCCTTGGGGATTGACCACTCCAAAAGGAGAAATCAAGAAAATGTCTTCCTTGTTGGATATGGGAGTTTTCCCAGGTACCCAGGGAGGTCCATTAGAGCATATCATTGCTGCCAAAGCAATCGCTTTCGAAGAGGCGCTTTCGGATGAATACATGGAATATGTGTTGCAAGTAAAGAAGAATGCATCCGTCATGGCAGAAGAGTTCGTACGTTTAGGATATCAAATCATTTCAGGTGGTACAGATAACCACATGATGTTGATCGATCTTAGAAATAAGGACTTGACTGGTAAGATAGCTGAACAGACCTTGGGCAAAGTGGATATCACGATCAATAAGAACATGGTTCCGTTTGATACCAAATCTCCATTTGTCACTTCAGGAATGAGAGTAGGTACTGCTGCAATCACTACCAGAGGCCTGAAAGAAGACGATATGATCAAAATTGTAGGTTTGATTGACCGCGCATTGGTAAATCACGAAAATGAAGCTGAATTGGCTACCATCAGAAGTGAAGTCAATGCCTGGATGAATCAGTTTCCATTATATTAGAATTTAAAAATCACCCGTGGCGTTAGATCAATATCAAGATGAGGAAGAAGAAGGAATGTCCTTTTTGGACCATTTAGAAGCCCTTCGTTGGCACCTTCTTCGTTCTGTTTCTGCAATTTTAATACTTTCCGTTGCTGCATTCGTAGCCAAGAGCTTTGTCTTTGGAGTCGTAATCTTGGGACCTTCCAAGGTGGACTTCGTGACCTATCGATGGCTTTGCAATGTCAGTGACTATTTCGGAATCACTGCTCTTTGTATCGATGAATTGCCATTTACGATTCAGAGTAGGCAAATGACCGGGCAGTTTACCATGCACATGACTTCGAGTTTTGTGGTAGGGTTTATTGCAGCCTTTCCTTTTGTATTCTGGGAGATTTGGAGGTTTATCAGCCCGGGATTATATGATCAGGAGAGAAATGCTGCTCGAGGAGCCGTATTCTTCGTCAGCTTGTTATTCTTTTTGGGAGCGGCCTTTGGATACTATATCCTATCCCCACTTTCCATCAACTTCTTGTCAAACTACCAGCTGGATCCCTCGATCCTGAATGAGTTTGATATTACCTCCTACATTTCTACCCTCACGATGTTGGTGTTGGCTTCAGCCATTATGTTCCAGCTTCCGGTAGTGGTGTATTTCTTAGCCATGTCAGGATTGGTGTCTTCAGCAATGCTAAAAGCCTATAGAAGACATGCCATTGTAGTGATCTTGGTGCTTTCTGCAATTATTACGCCTCCGGATGTGATTTCCCAGGTCTTGATTGCCATGCCGATCTTGGTCTTGTATGAGGCCGGGATTCAGATTGCGAAACGTCTGGAAAAGAAAAGAGCGATCAAAGAAGCGGAAGAAGAAGCAAGAGATGCAATGGGAGATTAAGGAAGTAGGATTTTAGGACATTAGAATCATAATATCCTTCGACTCCGCTCAGGATGACAAAGTTGTCTGGCTGAGCGGAGTCGAAGCCTATATAAATTTACAACTTATGGCAAAGAAGATAGCAATAGGAGGAGATCATGCAGGTTTTGAATACAAAGCCCAACTAATTACCAAACTGGAGTCCCTTGGATATGAAGTGAAGGACTTTGGTCCATTCTCTACCGCTTCGGTGGATTACCCAGACTATGTACATCCTTTGAGTGCTGCGATCGAAGCAGGAGAGTACGAACTCGGGATTGTAATCTGTGGTAGTGGAAATGGGGTGGCGATCACTGCCAACAAGCACCAGGGAATCCGTGCGGCACTTTGCTGGAACGAGGAATTGGCTGCTTTGGCGAGACAGCATAACAATGCGAATGTCCTTGCTTTGCCGGCACGTTTTATTTCCTACGAACTAGCCGAAAAGCTAGCCGAAATCTTCTTGACTACCGAGTTTGAAGGCGGAAGACATCAAAATCGAGTGAAGAAGATCGCCTGTAGTTAATTCAGAAAATTCCATCAATCAAAAGCCCATCTTGTCAAAACAGGATGGGTTTTTTTGTAAAGGTCTCGGTTATGAGTGGTTAGGAGGATTATACAAGTACACAACTAACCAAAACTATTTTTGAGTTTTCAGAAGTAGCCGAGAACCAGCAATTACTCAGATCTATTTTTATCAACTATATTATTAGATTTCAGTTTATTAATTTCATAAACTTTAAAACCATTGGAGTCATATTCTCCACTCCATGTCACTCCTTCAAAAAATATTGGACTGTAAGGACTATTTTTACCATTCCAACGATATGCTATTAATTTTTGCCAACTTGTATATTCATCATTGTCATATAGTTTTCTAGAATTTTTATTTAAAAAACGGTGAACATTTCCTTTAGGTGACCATCTTTTTAAAATATCATTAAAGTAAATTTTTCCGTTTTTAGCATTCTTCAGTGCACCAATAATGTTAGAATCAAATTGATTTGCATCTTTTAAGAATAAACTAGAACCATTGCAGCATCCATTGCCATCACTCCAGTGAATAAATCCAGTATCTCCAGCCCCAAAAGCAAGACCTAAATCTTTACAAAGTTTTTGTGCTTTGATTATAAAGGGTTTTATAACTTCTTGTTTTAAAGAGTAATCCCTGCCAATTTTTGTCAATCCTAAAGTTATCATTTCGTTCCATAAATCAATTCCTAAAGCTTTGTTTAGTGATTCTATTTGACGAGCTTTGTTTTCAACAGAAATTTTTAAGTGTTCTAAAGCAACATGATTTCCTCCGTGCAAGGCAATTTTTTTAATCATTTCGAGAACGTTGCTTTCAAAAGTTGGAATGATTGGTTGAATTCTAACAGATACAGGGATTCTATTTTTCTTTAAAATTCTTATCTTTTTTAATGTTTCATCAAAAGAGTCACAACCGATATCTACATTAGCCCTTTTAGATTCAGAAACTCCTGCTACTGAAAGCCTAAACATTATATTCATGCCAGACATTAAGTTTAAATATTTGGGCTCTGTAAAAATTTTACCTTTAGTGCTAACCATGGTTGGATAATCAAAATCCTTTAAAACTTTGAGAATTTCAAAGGTGATTTTGTTTTTTCCTTCGAAATCAGTAAATGGATCTTGTAAACCACCAAGTTGGATAGGTATTCTCTGTTCAAACATCTCGTCTAATGCAGACTTTATTACTCCACTTTTAATTCTTTTCAAACGAGTACGAAGAGCTTCTGGAGAAGCAATTTGTACGCCTTTGTTTGAAGCCAACTTAGACCGTTTTTTCGAAAAACAGTAAGTGCAACCAAATTGACAAGTGTTGTAAGGGTCTATTCTTATTGGGGATGAGCAAAAAAATAATTGACTAGTTATAGTAATTGAATTCTTATAAAATGACATTGAATTATATAAATACTTTAGCGATGTTACAAATCACAATTAAACTGACACTAAAAATCATAAAAAAGATAACTATCCAAAACCAGTTTCGAGCTGTATTATTTTGTTTTGTAAGACTTGTATATAGAATCCAAAAAAGTTCTTTTTCCTTTTCGTTTAGTTTAATATCGTCTTCTGAAATTTTGAGTAAATAAATCTTATTGTCCTCTAATTTAAATGGCAAAAGGACATTGCGCCCTTTAACTTTTGGTATTCCAATATCAATTGTTTCATTATTTTTTGCTTTGGAAGTAAAATATTCTTTTCCTTCCTCGCCTTCAGCTTCAATTGAAATATTTTTGTCAAACGATTCTCTTAATAATTCCCAAGTTTCATATTTAATGATATTATAATAAAACTCCCAAACTATCCAGCGATGTGAATGCTTTCTTTTTGAGAATTGTCCAAAATCTCTATATTCTTGGACAAATTTTGGACAATAAACTCTGTAAATAATTAAAGCAATTAAATAAAGTATTGCTGAAATCCATGATAACCATAATGTTAAGGGAAGTTGAAATGGTAATTGTATGCCATCGAGAATTTCCTTATTTAGAATGCTTAATAATATCGGAACTATAAAAATTACAGATGTAGCCGGTTTGACAATAGGATTTTTCATTACATCCATTGCAAATTGCCAATCCTTTCTATAATCTTTATTTACTAAGTTCAGATATGTACTTTTTTTTGACATAATATTATGCTTGTAAAAGTTTCTGTATTTACTTTGTTTTTATGCAGTTTAGGTTTTGTTTGCTGTTGTTTTATCTACGATTTTGTCTTTCCCAGATACTTTTGCTATATGCAAATTCAACATGCATTCGGTAATAGACGTTCCAACTCCAATACTTAAAGAGAAACCTGATTTTAGTTTAAACTCACTTTTTAATTTTTCTAAATATAAAATGTCATATTCATTCTTATTAATGATAAATAATATATCATCACACCCTGTCATTAGGACTTTAATTGATTTATGATTCTGAATATTAGATAAAATCGAATTTATATTTTTTTGAATATTATCATGGATATTTTGAGCTTCTATAGTGTTAGATTCTAAAAGGGCTAGCTCAATCCTGTCTCCTACATTGTCTACATCTAACCGGACAAATATTTTATTTTCCATTATTATTCAAAGTTTTAGCATCATTAAATGAGTCTACTATTTTTTTTGAAATAAAGGAAACATCTATTTTGCCATTAGTTTTTTGGTTACTCCAATATTTTCCTTCAAGTTTTTTAGGATTGGATTCAATTATTCTCAGTTCTGTCGCTCCTTCTTGAAGGAACTCATTTTCATCTTGACTAGTTTCTTTACGATATAAATAAGCCGCATTTTTAAGCCCTGTTTCCTTCTTTAGGGATAAAGTTTCTGAATAAGAAGTCCCGATGAATGAGTCGGTGAAAGTTGTGAAATGAATTCTCAAAAAACTTTGTCGTATTACTATATAAAACTCAATATCTCCAGCTCCATTTCCGTTTTCATCTTTCCAATCGGATCTAAGTATCCCTGCCCAAGTACCACTTAAATTTGGTCGATAAAAAACCTTATCTAATCCCCAAATTTTCCAACCATAAGTAAAATAAAATGTCCAAAAGAATGTTGTACTTGTTATTCCAAAACTAATAGCCCTAAGACCATTTGAAAGGTCAAAACTCTTATCTAAAATAATTAGGTAAGATATTCCCAATATCGTTGCTATTGCGATAGAGATACTTACAATAAGTTTTATTTCTTCTTTTTTCATTTTGTTTCTCAATATTAGCAAACGCTTTTATAAACCCAAGTCCGCCTATTCTATTGCATATATCTGCATGGTCTGCAGGGGTATTTTGTGTTGTGTAAACCAAATTAACAATTTCGGTAATGACTTCCTTGTCGATATTGAATAGTTAGAAATTTATTTGCCTGTTTATTAATTGTCTCAGATGGCTACAGGGAATTGTAAATTCCTAATAATAAAAAAGCGTAGATGCATCCGTTAGGTATGGTGGTCTAAACTTAGTGTAATCGGGAAGACTCGTACGACCTTTGGGCCGTGGCCTAGGCGCACCTTGGGCTTATAGCTCACGGCCGTCTACTCGATTGACTTCAGTTTTTTATAATTCCGATTGCTTTATTGAGTCAATTTTTAAATTATACTTTTTGATAATATCTTTAATCAGGCCTAAGTACCAATCAGGGGCATAAGGACTAACCTGAATATTTGAAATTAGCTCGTCCGCATTAACCTTACATTTAATGACTGGAGTTTTAAGATAGAGCTGTCGCCTAGCGGGACTTATTTCTTCATGAGTCTTTAATTGACTAAGTTGATCCTCCAATTCCCTTGGATATGAAATTATTAGTCTAAACTCTTTCTCAGATTTGTACTCATTGCGTTTGATCGTAAATGCTGTTAACCCGTTTGACTTCCAATCAACTATATCTTTATCGAAGTCAATATAATTTATGACTGTGGGATATACATCTTCTTTTGTCTCAATCGCCCTTTTTAGCTTTTCATAACTTGTCTTTATGGCTATACCATTCTCTTTGGAGTAGATTTTCCACATGTGGACCATTTCATGGTTTTCTTTAGTCCAACAGCTCAAGTAAATATTCTTATTGTCGTTGTTTAGAATTTGAGAAAAATTCCAATATCGTTTATCAAGTTTGCCATCCTTAATCTCCCTTCTTGTTGATTCGTCAATTAATGCAGATGTTTTTTTTGGTAGAACGCCTTCATACTTATCTTCAAATAAGTCTCCTCTTACAAACGTCAATTCTTGATTTGTTAGAAGAGCCATAAAAGAAGGAATGTCCATATACCTCCAAAGAGTTACATCTTTATCAGGTGGGTTCATTATTGGATGATCTTCATTTATTGGCATATCATTTTTTTAAATTACACCTAACATTTGTATATACGAATTCCGCATATTTCCATTATAGTTGGAATAGGAGCATGGGTTTATAAAGCACTGAAAAACAAGTATTAATAAATCGTAACCGACAACAACCGACAAAAATTCTTTGTTGTTTTCTAAAACGCTCGATCTAACCCCAATCCCACCAACCCTTGAAGTACGGAAACTAAAAGTTGAGTTCCTATACCCAGTACTGGGTATTTTATACTTTTTTGAGCTGTTTTTTGTAGTTCAGCCCCATTTATTTGGGTTGATTCCTTGGGATTCTTCATTTTGATCTCCTTGGAATAAGTTGAATTCTTGCTCTAATAGTCCATCAATAATATAGATTATTGGGAGTTTAGTTGATGGAATCAATAGAACTTCCATCTTCGTTTTGATCAAAAAAAGCCCCTTCTGTGAGTCAGAAGAGGCTTTGCTTATGTTTTTTATTAAGATACCAGGCTTTACAAACTTGCTTTCCCGTTAGCCACTTGACTGGCCAAGATCAGGGCATTGTATAGGTTGGCGATCTTCCCAGAGGATGAGATCTCGGAGAAGGGTTTTTCTTCTCCTTCCGGACCTCCTACCATGACTTCTATGTCTAAAGCAATACCTGACTCCAAGATTACTTGCTTCACTTGGGCGGCACTCAGGCTTGGATAATAGGATCGGATCATGGCCGCCAAACCCGTTACTGCAGGAGCGGCCATGGAAGTGCCGTCCTGAAATTCATAGCCATTATTGGGCATAGTGGATAGAATCTCTTGCCCAGGGGCAAAGATGTCCACGTACTTCTTTCCATAATTGGAAAATACTGCGACCATTTCAGATCCCAGCATTGGAGTCAAGGCACCCACGGTGAGGTAATTGTCTTCAAATTCACTTTGTGCTCCATTGGGATGGTCATTCGGGAAACTTGGGTTCTTCGGATCATCCAAATCAATTCCATCGTTTCCAGCAGCATGTACAAAGAGCACATCTTTGGAAGCCGCATAGGCTAAGGCATCATAGACCCATTCGGAATTAGGGGAGAATCCCTTTCCAAAACTCGCATTGATGACCTTGGCTCCATTATCTGCTGCATAGCGAATTGCCAATGCGATGTCCTTGTCGTATTCATCTCCATTAGGCACCGCCCGGACAGACATGATTTTGACACGATTCGCGACGCCGTCCACGCCCTTTTTATTGTTTCGGGTAGCAGCAATGATTCCTGCTACATGGGAACCATGGCTTTCCTCTGTATCTCTGATATTCGGATCTCCATTGCCATAGTCCTGATCGGAATAATCATAAGGATCATCTCCTACGGGAGTTCGACCGTTGAAATCCACGTTCAGGTTATAGTTCACCATGGTCTCGTAATAGTTGATTCCTGCTTGAAGTTCTTCGATCGCATCTGGGATATTTTCCCCCATGCTGATCACCTGCATCAACATCCCTACGGTTCTCTCTTCCTGTACATTCTTAGGCTCATATCCTTGTAGATCAGCTAAGGAATAGTATTCTTTTCCCAAAGCAGTCTTGATATTCTTATCGGCTAAGGTCACCAACGCTTCGATCTGCTTTAGCTGAGGAAGGGCTGCTCTGGCTTCAGGAAGCTTTTCATTGATCTTTTCTTGGGCAGCTGCTTGATAGGCCTCATCTCCGAGTTTCAACCGGACGATTCTTGCCATTTCCATTTGTTCATTGAAGGATTCGCCTAGGAAGTTGTATCCATGGATGTCGTCAATGTATCCATTCCCATCATTATCGAGACCATCCCCAGGCTTCTCTCCTGGATTGGTCCAAAGAACCTCTTGGATATCCTCATGATCCAGGTCAATACCTGAGTCAATCACAGCCACGATGACTTCCTCTCCTTTTTTCTTTTTGAGGAGTTCCGCATAGGCGCGGTCTATGCTCATGCCTGGAATCGTATCTTGCTGTAAATCTAGATGTCCCCAATGCCTGGATTCCTGATCGGTCAGTTCGGCTACTTTGGGGCTGGTGTTGGTATAGCTGATCGGCGGGGCGGTGATTAAGGAGGAGGAACTACATCCCATGACCATCAGGCCTACTCCCAACCCGGCCAACAGCTGGATTTTGCTTCTAATCATAGTCCAATGTAACGCTCCCAAATGAAAAATGGATTGAAAAACGCTGTTAAAATTGGTGAAGGGAATGTGGTTTTACTTGAGTGGCATTTTGGATGAATCCATGGTTTTTTAAAGTGGTACATAGACCACCATTAATGCCCAGGCAATGAAAAACAGGATAAAAGGGATGAATAAATACCCCATGACGTCCCGTGCCTGGATTTTAATGCCAACTCCCATAATGGGAAGGATAAGCAGCAAATAGAAGGGCTGCAATGAATTCGTCAAACTTTCCCCAAAAGCGATAGACATGGAGGCTCTAGCAATCATTTTGGTGACTTGGAGTTCAGGAAGCCCTACTCCAAGTTCTTTTACCGCATCGATGACGCTTGGACCGACGACCGCAAACTCTCCTCCTGCAGATGGGATCGCAAAATTGACGATTGCCCCATTGAGAAAGGCCAAAAATGGAAAACTTTCTATCGTGCCGATTGAGACCATGGCATTGGTAAGTTCATTTCCTAACCCAGTATATTTCATGATTCCCATGATTCCTGCATAAAAAGGAAACTGAAACAGAATTGCCGAAATATTACTACTGGAGCGTTTCATAACGATTCCATATCGGATGGGGGTTTGATGCAAAAACAGACCCATCACAATAAAAATAAAAATCATGATGTTCAGGTTGATGTCCAATCCTTTGGTACTGAAATAATAAATGATGTAAACTAGCCCCATCAGCCCGATAACATATTGAAGGATAGGGCTATTGTTCTGTCTATCTGAAAAAGAAATTTCCTTTTGCTTCATACTTTCGGCTTCTTCCAGGATGGTAAGTTCCTGATTTTGAGTTTTTGAGGAAAGCATTTCTTCCAGCCCATTTGATTTTTTTGGAGCTAATAAAAAGAAAAGGAGGGGACCAAAGAATAAAGAAAAACCAATAATGGACATATTTAAAATAGATCCTAAGGTATAAGAAGTTGGGATGGTACCAGACAAAACTCCCGCCTCAATTAAGTAATTATTTTCAGTGTTAAGCAAGAGTGGGATAGTACTTGAAAATCCACTGACCCAAACCCCTCCGGAGAAATAAACACAGGCAATGAGGTAGGGGTAATTGACCCCTTTGATCCGTAAGGCAAGTTCTCTTCCCAGCACGGCAGTAATAACGATCCAACCCCAACTGACCGCACTTAGAAGCATCCCAATGAGGATGATGAATGGATAAAGCTGCCTAGGAGTTTGAATGAATTGGGTGAGTTTGGAAAAGAATCGTTTTATAATGGGAGAGAGGGCGATGGAATAGCCTGTTACTAGTAGGAGGGTCATTTGCATACCAAACTCTAAAAGCTGCCAAAACCCTTGGTACCAAGCCGAAATAGTATCCATAATGGTGGATTCTGTCCATACTAGTGCGGAAACAGCGGTTATGATGGTCAAGACCAACGCAAAAACAAAAGCATTTGGCATATACTTTTTAAATAGGTTGGTGAATTGCTCTCCTAGGTCTCCCATGATCAGTTAGTTTTTAATGAAAAAAGTAATCGTAATGGATTAGTGGTACTATGCTGGTAAAAAAATCAACCAACCACTAAAATCTTCACTTTGGAATCGAAATAAGGTCTTTCCAATTTGATGGGTAGGATCAAATTCAAAAGTGAGCGATGAA comes from Algoriphagus halophilus and encodes:
- a CDS encoding AEC family transporter is translated as MIPVIIAVLGLFLGLFLQNRDGFPTEKATKWTNFYLLNIVLPALALLYIPQIKAEWSLLIPISAAWFTFITSWIIFGILGKLLHWDRGLTGCLIIVAGLANTSFLGFPIVEGLYGKEGMPIALLMDQGGSFLLVSSLSIIVGSLYSHKSGKLSRIPLKIISFPPFGFLMGTLVMSILEIPTPEMLMPLLKLIGRTMAPMALFAIGLKFSLDFDSLKSRYFWMGMGYRLILAPILVWLIYRNFLPQDSLTFKVTVLESAMAPMITGSIVAISFDLRPKLATLLAGLGIPIAGLSLLVWYYLLG
- a CDS encoding UDP-glucuronosyltransferase → MFDFKFTPETYFQEDTTSVLLVRMQYPESQWGEQISIYAHWIEGKIQFEAVDFYGNDFMLYPSSSFEPLNFEDLVYLLEGIQVNQDSNEGNIEMTLYGIPKAESAFYPELKKYFEEKRENAGLD
- the glyA gene encoding serine hydroxymethyltransferase, producing MKRDTVIFDLIAQEEDRQKRGIELIASENFTSKQVMEAAGSVLTNKYAEGLPNKRYYGGCEVVDEIEQLAIDRAKKLFGATWANVQPHSGAQANAAVLLACLKAGDPILGFDLSHGGHLTHGSPVNFSGKLYEPHFYGVEEETGRIDYDKVEEKALAVSPKLIICGASAYSRDWDYARLREIADEVGALLLADISHPSGLIARGLLNDPLEHCHIVTTTTHKTLRGPRGGLILMREDFDNPWGLTTPKGEIKKMSSLLDMGVFPGTQGGPLEHIIAAKAIAFEEALSDEYMEYVLQVKKNASVMAEEFVRLGYQIISGGTDNHMMLIDLRNKDLTGKIAEQTLGKVDITINKNMVPFDTKSPFVTSGMRVGTAAITTRGLKEDDMIKIVGLIDRALVNHENEAELATIRSEVNAWMNQFPLY
- the tatC gene encoding twin-arginine translocase subunit TatC — encoded protein: MALDQYQDEEEEGMSFLDHLEALRWHLLRSVSAILILSVAAFVAKSFVFGVVILGPSKVDFVTYRWLCNVSDYFGITALCIDELPFTIQSRQMTGQFTMHMTSSFVVGFIAAFPFVFWEIWRFISPGLYDQERNAARGAVFFVSLLFFLGAAFGYYILSPLSINFLSNYQLDPSILNEFDITSYISTLTMLVLASAIMFQLPVVVYFLAMSGLVSSAMLKAYRRHAIVVILVLSAIITPPDVISQVLIAMPILVLYEAGIQIAKRLEKKRAIKEAEEEARDAMGD
- the rpiB gene encoding ribose 5-phosphate isomerase B; translated protein: MAKKIAIGGDHAGFEYKAQLITKLESLGYEVKDFGPFSTASVDYPDYVHPLSAAIEAGEYELGIVICGSGNGVAITANKHQGIRAALCWNEELAALARQHNNANVLALPARFISYELAEKLAEIFLTTEFEGGRHQNRVKKIACS
- a CDS encoding radical SAM protein is translated as MSFYKNSITITSQLFFCSSPIRIDPYNTCQFGCTYCFSKKRSKLASNKGVQIASPEALRTRLKRIKSGVIKSALDEMFEQRIPIQLGGLQDPFTDFEGKNKITFEILKVLKDFDYPTMVSTKGKIFTEPKYLNLMSGMNIMFRLSVAGVSESKRANVDIGCDSFDETLKKIRILKKNRIPVSVRIQPIIPTFESNVLEMIKKIALHGGNHVALEHLKISVENKARQIESLNKALGIDLWNEMITLGLTKIGRDYSLKQEVIKPFIIKAQKLCKDLGLAFGAGDTGFIHWSDGNGCCNGSSLFLKDANQFDSNIIGALKNAKNGKIYFNDILKRWSPKGNVHRFLNKNSRKLYDNDEYTSWQKLIAYRWNGKNSPYSPIFFEGVTWSGEYDSNGFKVYEINKLKSNNIVDKNRSE
- a CDS encoding mCpol domain-containing protein; protein product: MENKIFVRLDVDNVGDRIELALLESNTIEAQNIHDNIQKNINSILSNIQNHKSIKVLMTGCDDILFIINKNEYDILYLEKLKSEFKLKSGFSLSIGVGTSITECMLNLHIAKVSGKDKIVDKTTANKT
- a CDS encoding Cap15 family cyclic dinucleotide receptor domain-containing protein; translation: MKKEEIKLIVSISIAIATILGISYLIILDKSFDLSNGLRAISFGITSTTFFWTFYFTYGWKIWGLDKVFYRPNLSGTWAGILRSDWKDENGNGAGDIEFYIVIRQSFLRIHFTTFTDSFIGTSYSETLSLKKETGLKNAAYLYRKETSQDENEFLQEGATELRIIESNPKKLEGKYWSNQKTNGKIDVSFISKKIVDSFNDAKTLNNNGK
- a CDS encoding S8 family peptidase, whose product is MIRSKIQLLAGLGVGLMVMGCSSSSLITAPPISYTNTSPKVAELTDQESRHWGHLDLQQDTIPGMSIDRAYAELLKKKKGEEVIVAVIDSGIDLDHEDIQEVLWTNPGEKPGDGLDNDGNGYIDDIHGYNFLGESFNEQMEMARIVRLKLGDEAYQAAAQEKINEKLPEARAALPQLKQIEALVTLADKNIKTALGKEYYSLADLQGYEPKNVQEERTVGMLMQVISMGENIPDAIEELQAGINYYETMVNYNLNVDFNGRTPVGDDPYDYSDQDYGNGDPNIRDTEESHGSHVAGIIAATRNNKKGVDGVANRVKIMSVRAVPNGDEYDKDIALAIRYAADNGAKVINASFGKGFSPNSEWVYDALAYAASKDVLFVHAAGNDGIDLDDPKNPSFPNDHPNGAQSEFEDNYLTVGALTPMLGSEMVAVFSNYGKKYVDIFAPGQEILSTMPNNGYEFQDGTSMAAPAVTGLAAMIRSYYPSLSAAQVKQVILESGIALDIEVMVGGPEGEEKPFSEISSSGKIANLYNALILASQVANGKASL
- a CDS encoding short-chain fatty acid transporter; translation: MGDLGEQFTNLFKKYMPNAFVFALVLTIITAVSALVWTESTIMDTISAWYQGFWQLLEFGMQMTLLLVTGYSIALSPIIKRFFSKLTQFIQTPRQLYPFIILIGMLLSAVSWGWIVITAVLGRELALRIKGVNYPYLIACVYFSGGVWVSGFSSTIPLLLNTENNYLIEAGVLSGTIPTSYTLGSILNMSIIGFSLFFGPLLFFLLAPKKSNGLEEMLSSKTQNQELTILEEAESMKQKEISFSDRQNNSPILQYVIGLMGLVYIIYYFSTKGLDINLNIMIFIFIVMGLFLHQTPIRYGIVMKRSSSNISAILFQFPFYAGIMGIMKYTGLGNELTNAMVSIGTIESFPFLAFLNGAIVNFAIPSAGGEFAVVGPSVIDAVKELGVGLPELQVTKMIARASMSIAFGESLTNSLQPFYLLLILPIMGVGIKIQARDVMGYLFIPFILFFIAWALMVVYVPL